A genomic segment from Gorilla gorilla gorilla isolate KB3781 chromosome 3, NHGRI_mGorGor1-v2.1_pri, whole genome shotgun sequence encodes:
- the GK3 gene encoding glycerol kinase 3 has protein sequence MAASKKAVLGPLVGAVDQGTSSTRFLVFNSRTAELLSQYQVEIKQEFPREGWVEQDPKEILHSVYEGIEKTCEKLGQLNIGISNIKAIGVSNQRETTVVWDKITGEPLYNAVVWLDLRTQSTVESLSKRIPGNNNFVKSKTGLPLSTYFSAVKLRWLLDNVRKVQKAVEEKRALFGTIDSWLIWSLTGGVNGGVHCTDVTNASRTMLFNIHSLEWDKQLCEFFGIPMEILPHVRSSSEIYGLMKAGALEGVPISGCLGDQSAALVGQMCFQIGQAKNTYGTGCFLLCNTGHKCVFSDHGLLTTVAYKLGRDKPVYYALEGSVAIAGAVIRWLRDNLGIIKTSEEIEKLAKEVGTSYGCYFVPAFSGLYAPYWEPSARGIICGLTQFTNKCHIAFAALEAVCFQTREILDAMNRDCGIPLSHLQVDGGMTSNKILMQLQADILYIPVVKPLMPETTALGAAMAAGAAEGVDVWSLEPEDLSAVTMERFEPQINAEESEIRYSTWKKAVMKSMGWVTTQSPESGDPSVFCSLPLGFFIVSSMAMLIGARYISGIP, from the coding sequence ATGGCAGCCTCAAAGAAGGCAGTTTTGGGGCCATTGGTGGGGGCAGTGGACCAGGGCACCAGTTCCACGCGCTTTTTGGTTTTCAATTCAAGAACAGCTGAACTACTTAGTCAATATCAAGTGGAAATAAAACAAGAGTTCCCAAGAGAAGGATGGGTGGAACAGGACCCTAAGGAAATTCTACATTCTGTCTATGAGGGTATAGAGAAAACATGTGAGAAACTTGGACAGCTCAATATTGGTATTTCCAACATAAAAGCTATTGGTGTCAGCAACCAGAGGGAAACCACCGTAGTTTGGGACAAGATAACTGGAGAGCCTCTCTACAATGCTGTGGTGTGGCTTGATCTAAGAACACAGTCTACCGTTGAGAGTCTTAGTAAAAGAATTCCAGGAAATAATAACTTTGTCAAGTCCAAGACAGGCCTTCCACTTAGCACTTACTTCAGTGCAGTGAAACTTCGCTGGCTCCTCGACAATGTGAGAAAAGTTCAAAAGGCCGTTGAAGAAAAACGAGCTCTTTTTGGGACTATTGATTCATGGCTTATTTGGAGTTTGACAGGAGGCGTCAATGGAGGTGTCCACTGTACAGATGTAACAAATGCAAGTAGGACTATGCTTTTCAACATTCATTCTTTGGAATGGGATAAACAACTCTGTGAATTTTTTGGAATTCCAATGGAAATTCTTCCACATGTTCGGAGTTCTTCTGAGATCTATGGCCTAATGAAAGCGGGGGCCTTGGAAGGTGTGCCAATATCTGGGTGTTTAGGGGACCAGTCTGCTGCACTGGTGGGACAAATGTGCTTCCAGATTGGACAAGCCAAAAATACGTATGGAACAGGATGTTTCTTACTATGTAATACAGGCCATAAGTGTGTATTTTCTGATCATGGCCTTCTCACCACAGTGGCTTACAAACTTGGCAGAGACAAACCGGTATATTATGCTTTGGAAGGTTCTGTAGCTATAGCTGGTGCTGTTATTCGCTGGCTAAGAGACAATCTTGGAATTATAAAGACCTCAGAAGAAATTGAAAAACTTGCTAAAGAAGTAGGTACTTCTTATGGCTGCTACTTCGTCCCAGCATTTTCGGGGTTATATGCACCTTATTGGGAGCCCAGTGCAAGAGGGATAATCTGTGGACTCACTCAATTCACCAATAAATGCCatattgcttttgctgcattAGAAGCTGTTTGTTTCCAGACTCGAGAGATTTTGGATGCCATGAATCGAGACTGTGGAATTCCACTCAGTCATTTGCAGGTTGATGGAGGAATGACCAGCAACAAAATTCTTATGCAGCTACAAGCAGACATTCTGTATATTCCAGTAGTGAAGCCCTTGATGCCCGAAACCACTGCACTGGGTGCTGCCATGGCGGCAGGGGCTGCAGAAGGAGTCGACGTATGGAGTCTTGAACCTGAGGATTTGTCCGCTGTCACGATGGAGCGGTTTGAACCTCAGATTAATGCTGAGGAAAGTGAAATTCGTTATTCTACATGGAAGAAAGCTGTGATGAAGTCAATGGGTTGGGTTACAACTCAATCTCCAGAAAGTGGTGACCCTAGTGTCTTCTGTAGTCTGCCCTTGGGCTTTTTTATAGTGAGTAGCATGGCAATGTTAATCGGAGCAAGGTACATCTCAGGTATTCCATAA